The sequence below is a genomic window from Stigmatopora nigra isolate UIUO_SnigA chromosome 4, RoL_Snig_1.1, whole genome shotgun sequence.
caataagtgcattcccgcgaagtagggattccccttccaaaatgcttaatttgaatttaattccaattttttatttttattattattttgctttttaccCCCCTGatacagtacagtgttccctcggttatcgcggttaatggggaccgggaccacccgcaataagtgcatttccgcgaagtaggggtgccccttcaaaaatgcttaaagaaacatgtaacacgtgcacaaaagcaccaccaagcaaaaacatcatagtagtccggatggaggatattctgcagtttttttgcacataagaaacattgttattgggagttgtgaacattgttttttgggcggtgaagatgcgcctgtaaacagccatgacgtcatcaatgcgattcctgaactctcaccatgttattgaccatttctttgatgcaattactaattcttattgaatattttgtttccacctcttgtaaaatgatgtaatttataattttaacttaatatctttacattttttattttattttttcctgaaataaatccgtgaagctctgagtccgcgatagatgaagcgcgaagtagcgagggaacactccACCTATAGTTAGTATAGGCCAGAGTTGCTCTAAAAATAATCACAGTAGTTGGCATATTACCACTTACAATAATAATTTCATAGAATCATTCGGTAGACTCAGCTGTCATTTATTGTCCCATTATCAATCATTTTGACATCGTACAATAGCACTATGTAAACGCGACATACAGCCTATCTGTATAGTCAAATGATGTTCCAGAGAGACTCATAAAGCAAGCGTCCTGTTTGCTCAGCACAAACACCTTGTTAATCACAATGAGATCATTGTGTTGGCAGTTGTTGCCATGTTGCTTAACTCTGAGGTGAACAATGATTAAGGTATGTCACAGTGCAGAGCCTAAtcctatatttgttttttttaattaattaatattattttttaacaattactTTGTTTCGATACAGCAACAACGTGATGTGATTTAAGGGACCATGTCAATGGCGTCACCAAAGCCCACTGTAACACATCTTCGAGTAGTATGACGACGTCTGTGCCATCTAAAATTGCAGCCATTTTGAGTATTTGTTTCCTAGagctaacattttttaaataaaagaaatgaaaagctATATTGTACATGGCCTGTACCCCCCGATGAGGGGTGTGCTTTGGAAGAATGGACCCCCTGATCAGTTATCCAAGTGGTGTTCAATTGTTGGACTTCTGCGCTTGCTGTGGATTAACAATACATAATGAACACCAAGAAATGCTAGGCCGCAGTTCAATGATTGACTTTCTGGTCGTTTCATCGGATTTGCGGCCGCATGTCTTCTACATTTGTGTAAAGACTGGGCTCGTAGCTGTCAATCAATCACTTCTGGTGGTGAGTTGGCTACAATGAGGAGGGAAGATGCCGGCTTTGTgaaggacactttttttactcCCTATATTACTTTAATCTTCTAATCTTACGAAAAGAGCAATTTTGCGCTCACATAGACttcagccaggctttaagatgattggcgaagAGGTTCAGAGCTGGTAGTTCAGGTGTGGTAATTGGTATTCagttccaggtatgtgaggCACAGACAGAGAAAGTGCTTTGTCTGagtgcactctttttgaagggaattacacagtcacctctagagccagcccttgttgatgtgttggattttttttgtacaaaatcttgcaatggAGCAGGGGCTTTGTGttgaaagattttgtaaactaaggtggcatctgcatatttaatagtactatttttccagttcaggcgtttgtgttttttaatatctgacagtggtggtgcgtttttgaggttctgtccaatactttcaaaacttgcttgaaaatggtttcaattggttttagtgttgttttgcagggCGATGACCAACTTGTCAGGCAGTAAATGGTGTGATATGGTATATGTGGAACAACATGTGGGGTGTTGTTGCTGTTACCTGCTTGCGAAGACCATCCAACTCCACCTCTAGCCCCTGCAGGAAACGCCGCCTCTCGCTCAATTCTCCTTGGGCGCTGCGAAGAGCCTCATTGCTCTCCTTGACCTCAGACTGCACCGCATCTAGCTGTGCGCATGAGCagcaaaaccattaaaaaatgcTTAGATACCATATTGAAGCATCTCTTTGGTTTGTGCCTCTAAGATGTGTGGCCTAGTGGGGATGTTGTGTGAGTGTCTAGGTGTGATTGAGGAAAAAAGTAGTCCATATAATCTGACCTTCTTGAGATACCAGGCCTCGGCCTCCTCCTTGTTCTTGCGTGTGATCCCTTCGTACTGGACCCTCAACTCTGCCATGACAGCACCCAAATCTGGGCCCTGAGCGGCGTCCACCTCCACATTCAGCTGCCCGTTGGCCATGCGTGCCTTCAAAGAGTTCTTTtccttcattgaaaaaaaacgacaaaaagtAGATCCTTTCAACCTGCTTCACCTTCACCTTTGCGGTAAAACTAACAATTGCAATTATTGGGGAAAATCcctgatataaatatatatatatatatatatatatatatatatatatatatatatatatatatatatatatatatatatatatatatatatatatatatatatatatatatatatatatatatatatatatatatatatatatatatatatatatatatatacatatatatatatatatacatatatacacatacatatgtagagagggacattcattcattttcagaacctcTTATCCTTATAAATATACATCCatgtcaatttatttttgagaaCCTCACACAGCATTAAAGTACACGATTTTGTTCTGTGTCAAAGTGAAACCACCTATTGATTACTTCCACCTTTGGATGACATTTATTCTATTTGCCATTGAGTCCAATCCGTTATGACTGGgcgtcattttaaaaaaaaaagtggaacaaGCTGCATGTCTTTCAGTTGTCTTCATTGATTGAAGGCATCATTACTGTAtatccttgtttttttctgaatttgtAATGACTAATTGGGCCTTGGACAttgcgtgtgttttttttctttctctagtGGAAGAAGATATCGTTCGGACTGTTCAAAGTGGTAGCAAATTAATTTACGTAGCTGTGGCAACCTGGGCAAAATCCAAGAATTGTTCTCGTAATTGGCTGATTACATGGGACATGCCTTGTAAATACAATCAAACCAATAGCAACTTTTCGGATCGCAAATTGTCTTTTAATTAAACCATTGAGAACCCAGTTTGAACTATTTCCAACaaaaaagacatgttttttaatgtcttttgaaatattgtattattcaatgaataattgaagtccaaatcttaaatttagctttttaaaacaacattttcccaGGCATTTGTCGTCTTTGAGGGTTAAAGAGgttaaaatcattattttaggTATAGATTAGCAGGATGAGCAATTATAGAATAGAATACAAAAATAGACAAACAGAGCCCAATAGTTCTACTATATTTCCCTGTTTGCAATGTTTAACGTTTCATTCACTGTAAGACACATATCCTGGACACAACCGTGTACCCGCCTTCTAGTTCTTCTTGCATTTGCCTCGTTGAAGGCGTGCCTGTACATACGTGATGTTTTTCAAGACTGTTCAAACAAGGCAGCTTTGCTCACAGCTGCCCGTATCTTTTGTATGTTACACAAAATCAGATTGTAATAAAATAGACAacctctctgaaaaaaaaaagtttggattttatttactgcgcgccatatgattgctgctgcgcagagaagacgagagtattgcacaattgcgcacgcgTGGAGctaagagggaacattgttcatGTAAACTTGCTGTTTTAGACTGAAGGGAGccacataaataaaatatgaaatgtgcCACTGACAGCGATGGAGTTCGAATCCATTTAAAGTTGGAGGGttgttcattcgctgccaaaCACCTACTTCAAATGGATGGGGCAAAATTCATGTAAATTCCCAGAAAAATATAACCCGAACTatatatgattggttgtctatcATCAAGAATGATAGCGAAAGGATGAATGATTTTTCTTATAACATATCTTTGACAATGTTGGAAATTATTTCCTGATTTCTAAGTAAAATAATCCCTTTTAACTAAGggtatgtttttaaaatgtcattaaatgttTGGAGGaatggggtcaaaggtcacagaggtcagaaaaggaatttcTCGTCTACTTTCTGTGttatactacttttttttgggggggggggatatatTATACACATTGTTCTACttaatgttttgtatttttcatcaaCTATACTGCTAGATTAGTTTGATTTGAATCTgtttaaaatacacattaaagATCCTGACCTCATCGTGGTTCTTCTTGAGGTAATACAGCTCCTCCTTCAGGCTGTCCAAGTCTCCTCTCAGTGAGGAGATGATCTGGTCATGGTCAGACTTGGCCCGCCTCAAGGCCTGGCAGTCGCGCTCCACCGATTGACACAAGACGGCCTCCGCCTCCCACCTGGAcacaaaaatattattgaattctTTTTACCAATGGCACGACGTAGCGAGTTGTCGCGAGCCGTGGTCACTAAGTGTTTGACAAGCCTGTGGAAAGGGTGGAGATGGAATGGAATGTTCAAAATAGATACCTTGTCCAGCTGTCATTTCGCACGCCGACGAAAAAGTCATAATTTGTAGGACTTGGCAGTCTGGCGCTCTAATGTGAAGGCTGAAACTAGgagtcattgtgtgtgtgtgtgtgtgtgtgtgtgtgtgtgtgtgtgtgtgtgtgtgtgtgtgtgtgtgtgtgtgtgtgtgtgtgtgtgtggcatctCACTTGACCCTGAAGTCATCAGCAGCCAGCTTGGCGTTGTCAATTTCCAACATGATGCGGGCGTTCTCCAGGGTTCTCTTCCTCACCTGAGAGAGACGGTCGTAACTCCTTTATTCTGATTGACTTTGATAGACAAATCATTTAGATGTAATTAGTTTGGTAAAAACAAGTACTTTGATGGAAATGTAGTCTGGCTCCGAGGTGGCTAGTTTAATTGGTGTGCTATAACTAATATACAAAACCACTGAGTTGAATCCACAACCAAGAAATCTTGTCTTCATCCAAGATCAGTGTGCAACAGGgatggccaagtccggtcctcgagagtcCCCATGCAGTCTGTCGTCCATATCTCCcccctctaccacacctgaatcaaataatcaactcATTAGCAAGCTGTCaagaagcttcataccgatcccgatgatttgattcaggtgtgttggtggagggagacatggaaaacagactggataggggctcttgaggaccggaCTTGACCACCCCTGGTGTGCAATGTATTATCAATGGGTGGGTTTTACGTTTGATTTTTGATCCAGACCTCTTGCCCGATGGCGTGCGCCTGCGCCATCATGTTGTCCACATCGTGTCCCTTAGGCTGCCTTTCCACCATCAGCTGCTTGATCTTCAGCTCCAGCTCGGCGTTGGACTTCTCTAGAGAGCGAACTTTGTCCAGGTAGTTGGCCAGACGCTCGTTGAGACCTTGCATGGTTTCCTTCTCGCTAGCCGCCGGCCCGTTGAGGGACAGGCCAGCGCTCAGCAGGTGGAGACCGTTCCCCACCGACACCGAGCGGGACAGAGACAGTACGCCGGCTGTGGACGCCGGAACTTTGGAACGGGCCCTCACCGAAGTGCTGGAAAAGGACGGCTGGCGTGCCGAGTAGCTTCGCACGGAGAGTGTGGATGCCATCTGGTACAGTTGTTACATACATAAATGCACCTGGGCCAATACTATGTAATATAAGAAATAGAACTTCATCTAAATCATTAAAGGTTAATATTTTtagtagattagattagataactttattcatcccgaatttgggaaatttcactgtcacagtagaaagagggtgagaatgcagacacaggaaaatacattttagataattacataaattaataggtaataaatatgttaataaatagataaataaatgagtaagcatgttgctgaaatatatatatatatatatatatatatatatatatatatatatatatatatatatatatatatatatatatatatatatatatatatatatatatacatatacatatacatatacatatacatatacatatacatatacatatacatatatatatatatatatatatatatatatatatatatatatatatatatatatatatatatatatatatatatatatatatatatatatatatatatatatatatatatatatatatatatatatatatatatatatatatatatatacatatacatatacatatacatatacatatacatatacatatacatatacatatatatatatatatatatatatatatatatatatatatatatatatatatatatatatatatatatatatatatatatatatatatatatatatatatatatatatatatatatatatatatatatatatatatatatatatatatatatatatatatatatatatatatatatatatatatatatatatatatatatatatatatatatatatatatatatatatatatatatatatatatatatatatatatatatatatatatgtatatatagagacatttatatacatacatatatatacatgcatacacatagatgCAAATTTATACATATGGTTCAAACTTGCTTGTGCTCAACAAAGTTGAAGATGCACCAATACAAGTGCAGAATATGTTTCTAATATGAAATGAAAGAGGTCATTAAATTTGAGGTCAAAAGTCACGAAGGTCTCAAATGTTCGTGATGGCGTCATAATGGGTTAGCCTATTTGAGTCAAATTTGCAGGGTAGGTGATGTGACGAGAAAAGAAAGGCTGACAAGTCATAAATGCTTTAAATTTGTATTGAAATGTATAtagttatacatttaaaaatgtttttaaacattttgagtTCAGAGTAAACCAAATTGAGTTTTCAGCAACAACTTGAATTAGCAAATTTTTCAACTAAATATAGTTTGATTTGAAattccaattgtttttttcacaaGACCCCCTTCAAAAAAGTTACTTTGTTCTCAAATCCTGTATTGAGACTTATTTCCATTTTCAAACCCTCATTAGAAgtcccatttttaaaaatcaatttaacatAAGAACAAAATTGAAATCCAAACCGTGGGTTGAAAAGACTACCGTACAACCCTGaatcagacaaaaaaacataatcctCTCTTAAAATCCTGATTTCGaaagctcattaaaaaaaaatccaaagcaaACACCTTTAATATTGAACCCAAATCCTGTCtgaaaaggacattttaacCAGTTTTATGAATTGAATTAATTTCAAACTGaccaattacaacaacaacaataatctCCATAAGGTCCTATTCACTTTTTGTCATGATGAGACTTACGTTTTATTGAGGTTCTGGTTTTCCTGATGCGTCCTCTTCGTGAGAACCGGGGAGGTGCAGGTGAATGTACCAATACACAGACTAGCCTCTCTGTCCCTTAGGGTGGAGACAATGAAGAGGAAAGGATGCAACCTGACACCTTGgaggtggagaaaaaaatgcttcccCTAAACTCAACTTGTTCAAATACTTTTATTATGTGTCTGCTTAAGAATGTTCATCACTTGAACCAAACTTGCTTTAAAAGGGAACCACAAATATGGCATTTTATCACCACGCTGAACCTACAGAGACACATTAAGAACCTTGCTATTGTACTAATCTTTTAGTAATTTTCATAATAGAAAGCCCTCCCGGTCcaaatggactggacgtctgtcgtcgtcaatggcaagaaACATGATCTTACATTTTTCCAGTTGTCACAATAA
It includes:
- the LOC144195460 gene encoding keratin, type I cytoskeletal 18-like isoform X2, translating into MASTLSVRSYSARQPSFSSTSVRARSKVPASTAGVLSLSRSVSVGNGLHLLSAGLSLNGPAASEKETMQGLNERLANYLDKVRSLEKSNAELELKIKQLMVERQPKGHDVDNMMAQAHAIGQEVRKRTLENARIMLEIDNAKLAADDFRVKWEAEAVLCQSVERDCQALRRAKSDHDQIISSLRGDLDSLKEELYYLKKNHDEEKNSLKARMANGQLNVEVDAAQGPDLGAVMAELRVQYEGITRKNKEEAEAWYLKKLDAVQSEVKESNEALRSAQGELSERRRFLQGLEVELDGLRKQTAVLEGNLVETTHKYSAEMENLQSALAQLEDELSQLRLDMQRNKSDYEQLLRIKQTLEMEIATYRKLLEGEEMVKEILPPPKKPDVRTRKIVKVVTQTMINGKVVDESSEVEQIEERKK
- the LOC144195460 gene encoding keratin, type I cytoskeletal 18-like isoform X1, which translates into the protein MASTLSVRSYSARQPSFSSTSVRARSKVPASTAGVLSLSRSVSVGNGLHLLSAGLSLNGPAASEKETMQGLNERLANYLDKVRSLEKSNAELELKIKQLMVERQPKGHDVDNMMAQAHAIGQEVRKRTLENARIMLEIDNAKLAADDFRVKWEAEAVLCQSVERDCQALRRAKSDHDQIISSLRGDLDSLKEELYYLKKNHDEEKNSLKARMANGQLNVEVDAAQGPDLGAVMAELRVQYEGITRKNKEEAEAWYLKKLDAVQSEVKESNEALRSAQGELSERRRFLQGLEVELDGLRKQTAVLEGNLVETTHKYSAEMENLQSALAQLEDELSQLRLDMQRNKSDYEQLLRIKQTLEMEIATYRKLLEGEEMVKEILPPPKKEPDVRTRKIVKVVTQTMINGKVVDESSEVEQIEERKK